The Streptomyces sp. NBC_00344 genome includes a window with the following:
- a CDS encoding sodium:solute symporter family protein, with protein MAVLDWVALGGYFVVMLLIGVWSHKRVSGVSDYFTGGGRMPWWLTGISHHMSGYSAAVFVAYAAVAYSYGITVYIWAFVPLAVGTGVGAIVFAPRWNRLRRRYGVASPLEYLATRYNISTQQALAWSGTLLKVFDVAAKWASVAILLNVFTGMAMNTGIVVTGVVTLLYCTVGGLWADALTDFGQFIIQGIAAVAMVVVVLGKLGGISGVSTLWHRLPDHHTEPLVGPYTATFFTAYIVIKIFEYNGGMWNLAQRYMATDSPKSARRSAGLSAALYVIWPAFLLFPSVAAPVLLPHVADPQQVYALMSEKYLPAGLVGLTLAGMFSHTMAMASSDANAISSVVVRDMMPVLSRRARGMSERAGLLSARICTVVFITLSMLVAIEADHFGGVLGIIVALVAAVMGPISIPLLLGMLPAFRKCGPRAALISWAAGLAGYWIVKYGMGSADQTAIIVTPLVTSLVLYVVVGLVSPEPNEAADAIVVAVAPGGDEGAAAAGRIPVPADEQPLMTRAED; from the coding sequence ATGGCTGTACTGGACTGGGTCGCGCTGGGCGGCTATTTCGTCGTGATGCTCCTCATCGGGGTGTGGTCGCACAAGCGCGTCAGCGGCGTCAGTGACTACTTCACCGGCGGTGGCCGGATGCCCTGGTGGCTCACCGGTATCTCCCACCACATGTCGGGCTACAGCGCCGCGGTCTTCGTCGCCTATGCCGCCGTCGCCTACAGCTACGGCATCACCGTCTACATATGGGCGTTCGTACCTTTGGCCGTGGGTACGGGCGTCGGCGCGATCGTCTTCGCGCCCCGGTGGAACAGGCTGCGCCGCCGGTACGGGGTGGCCTCGCCGCTGGAATACCTCGCGACGCGCTACAACATCTCCACGCAGCAGGCTCTGGCCTGGAGCGGGACACTTCTGAAGGTCTTCGACGTAGCGGCCAAGTGGGCGTCCGTCGCCATCCTGCTCAATGTGTTCACCGGCATGGCGATGAACACCGGCATCGTCGTGACCGGAGTGGTCACTCTGCTGTACTGCACGGTGGGCGGTCTGTGGGCCGACGCGCTGACCGACTTCGGCCAGTTCATCATCCAGGGCATCGCCGCAGTTGCCATGGTCGTCGTGGTGCTCGGAAAGCTGGGCGGAATCTCCGGGGTGAGCACACTCTGGCACCGGTTGCCCGACCACCACACGGAGCCGCTGGTGGGCCCCTACACGGCAACCTTCTTCACCGCGTACATCGTTATCAAGATCTTCGAGTACAACGGCGGTATGTGGAACCTCGCCCAGCGCTACATGGCCACCGACAGCCCGAAGTCCGCGCGCCGGTCCGCCGGGCTGTCCGCGGCCCTCTATGTGATCTGGCCGGCGTTTCTGCTCTTCCCCTCCGTCGCGGCACCGGTGCTGCTGCCGCATGTGGCGGACCCGCAACAGGTCTACGCACTGATGAGCGAGAAGTATCTGCCCGCCGGTCTCGTGGGCCTCACGCTCGCCGGGATGTTCTCCCACACCATGGCGATGGCGTCGTCGGACGCCAACGCGATCTCCTCCGTGGTCGTCCGGGACATGATGCCTGTCCTGTCCCGCAGGGCTCGTGGCATGAGCGAGCGGGCAGGGCTGCTGTCCGCCCGGATCTGCACGGTCGTCTTCATCACACTCAGCATGCTGGTCGCCATCGAAGCCGACCATTTCGGAGGTGTGCTGGGCATCATCGTCGCCCTCGTCGCCGCCGTCATGGGACCGATCTCGATCCCGCTTCTGCTCGGCATGCTTCCCGCCTTCCGCAAGTGCGGACCGCGGGCGGCGCTGATCTCCTGGGCCGCCGGGCTGGCCGGCTACTGGATCGTCAAGTACGGCATGGGCAGCGCCGACCAGACGGCGATCATCGTCACACCTCTGGTGACATCTCTGGTTCTCTATGTGGTTGTCGGCCTCGTGAGCCCCGAGCCCAACGAGGCGGCCGACGCGATCGTCGTGGCCGTGGCCCCGGGCGGCGACGAAGGGGCCGCTGCGGCCGGCCGGATCCCGGTGCCGGCGGACGAACAGCCGCTCATGACACGGGCCGAGGACTGA